A DNA window from Blastocatellia bacterium contains the following coding sequences:
- a CDS encoding SPOR domain-containing protein, with the protein MSDDIRLNSKRSIVLFIGSVAVCLVMFVCGLWVGRYSFGEVSSSSRMSESTGSPSESLASSGSVGGPTTTPESPAANGATTPTSEPTESFVRAATFTSMAEADTFVASLQVRGFTNAFARETRLPSGESVVHVLLGPYADIERARRVMNELRQNGVSDVQIVPAR; encoded by the coding sequence ATGTCCGACGATATTCGTCTGAACAGCAAACGCTCGATCGTTCTCTTCATCGGCAGCGTGGCCGTGTGTCTCGTGATGTTCGTTTGCGGGTTGTGGGTGGGCCGCTATTCCTTCGGCGAAGTGTCGTCATCGAGCCGGATGTCCGAATCCACCGGCTCGCCGTCGGAGAGTCTCGCCTCATCCGGCTCCGTCGGGGGCCCCACCACGACCCCGGAATCTCCCGCGGCCAACGGAGCCACGACGCCGACATCCGAGCCGACGGAATCCTTCGTTCGCGCAGCGACCTTCACCAGCATGGCCGAGGCCGACACGTTTGTGGCCAGCCTCCAGGTCCGCGGGTTCACCAACGCTTTTGCCCGCGAGACCCGACTCCCGTCGGGAGAGTCCGTTGTTCACGTGCTGCTTGGGCCCTACGCGGACATCGAACGCGCCCGGCGCGTGATGAACGAACTGCGGCAAAACGGCGTCTCCGATGTTCAAATCGTTCCGGCTCGCTGA
- a CDS encoding slipin family protein: MPEFVTGTTIAVAILILWLLSWVKIINEYERGVVFTFGRLRPEPKPPGIRLVISPFQRLVRVSLRTVAMDVPPQDVITRDNVSVKVNAVVYFRVIDANKAIVEVENYLYATSQLAQTTLRSVCGEVELDDLLSKREELNARLQHILDRHTDPWGIKVSMVEIKAVDLPQEMIRAISKQAEAEREKRAKIIHAEGELLAAQQLTDAARKLAEVPLTIQLRYLQTLTEIGVEKNTTIIFPLPIELISSLMYAEKRL; encoded by the coding sequence ATGCCCGAATTTGTGACCGGAACAACCATCGCCGTTGCCATCCTCATTTTGTGGCTCCTCAGTTGGGTCAAAATCATCAACGAGTACGAACGCGGCGTCGTCTTCACTTTCGGCCGATTGCGACCGGAGCCCAAGCCGCCGGGTATTCGCCTGGTCATCTCTCCTTTTCAACGGCTCGTGCGCGTGAGCCTGCGGACCGTGGCGATGGACGTGCCACCGCAGGATGTCATCACCCGCGACAACGTCTCGGTCAAAGTCAATGCCGTCGTCTACTTCCGCGTCATTGACGCCAACAAAGCTATCGTCGAGGTCGAAAATTACCTCTACGCCACTTCCCAACTGGCCCAGACGACGCTCCGATCGGTCTGCGGCGAGGTCGAACTGGATGACCTTCTGAGCAAACGCGAAGAACTCAACGCCCGGTTGCAGCATATTCTCGACCGGCATACCGATCCCTGGGGCATCAAGGTGAGCATGGTCGAGATCAAGGCGGTTGACCTGCCCCAGGAGATGATCCGGGCCATCTCCAAGCAGGCCGAAGCCGAACGAGAAAAGCGAGCGAAGATCATTCATGCGGAGGGCGAACTGCTGGCCGCTCAACAACTCACCGACGCTGCTCGCAAACTGGCTGAAGTTCCTCTCACCATCCAGCTCCGTTACCTGCAAACGCTCACCGAGATCGGCGTGGAGAAAAACACGACGATCATCTTCCCGCTCCCCATCGAACTCATCTCATCGCTCATGTACGCGGAGAAGCGACTGTGA